A region of the Polyodon spathula isolate WHYD16114869_AA chromosome 39, ASM1765450v1, whole genome shotgun sequence genome:
GCTGTAATAGCATGCTTTATAAGCAGCTGAGAGAAGCTGTAATAGCATGCTTATACAGGATACTAGCTTGTATGCCAGCAGATACACCTGTCTTTAGGAaaacaggagtttttttttttttgttaataaagtttgaGTGGAAGTCTCCTACCTGCTGTAGGACACTGGGGGATTGAAAGGGTCATTCTTAATGAAACAGAATTGTTCCATTTCTCAGTGCAAATTAATATGAATCATACAGTACGTGCATGTCTATTCACTTGGAAATGCCGGTGGCTTTCTGTCTGAGTGCACTGAGATAGTTCTTTAGAcatcttattaaaacaaaaaaaaagaaagaatgaaagaaagaaagaaagaaagaaagattgcaTACAGTCATGATTATCTACCATTATTAAGCACAATGCACAAACAAAAGTTTTCATTACTCAAAATGATATCCCATTACGTCTGTGCTTGTCTTTAGTTACATCTACTTCATAGTCACTTCCAGAGGATCAACTCCAGAGAATACAATCTTTGAACCTTTCAACAAAGCACTAGTGAAGACAAATTGCCTCCCTGTTTCAGTTCCTGTGAGTAATCTATATTAATAGCTGGCAAGCTTTCAATGCACGGTGCATGTGTAAACTCTATTAACAAGGTCAGCTCCCTGGGCTATCTGTGCCACTCTCTGATCTGCAGCCTTTTGAGACTTCTTTATTTAGAAGTTTGcagatgcaaaaacaaaacaaacaaaaaaaaccccaccaaaaacacattcatttgttTGACTATTCTGTAAATACAAACTAACAGAACAGCATTGCAATTACCACTGAGGATTGCTTTGAAAAAGAACAAGTTTCAAACACAAATGGGCTACATTTTCAAAactacactatttatttattagcatttttttaaacaggaattacaattctaaaacttaCATTTTAAGACTGCTTACAAGACattgcattaaattaaattaaattaaattcaatgtctgagttgtttatttctggtttggtaattttTAGCTTGTTTCTTACTGAAACAGTGTGCTGATGACAATTTGGAGGAgagtaaatagttttgagaatctGGCCACTGAatctaaagttttattttttgctctacTGCTCTCCATTTTGCTCAAACTGTTAATGAATATTAAGGTAAACATGGCATACTATACTTGtgagctgaaaaaaataaaacccagtggaattatgaaaacaaaactgtcCCACGATCAGACAAGGAGGAATACAAACACGAGGCATGTGGGAGCATTGAGCCTGAGGGGACTGATCTATGGTATGATACACTGCGAGCTGGTATAAGCTCTGGTATAATCTATGCATGTTTGCAGGCCAGTATTGTTAAGCCATTGATTGTGCTAGAGAGCATTGTTCCCTATGACTCTCTTCATTTCTATTGACCGCCTTTATCTCATGTTACCATTAAAGTGAAAGTAGGCTGTCGGAAGGGGTGGCCGCTTGATTGCAGATAGGGGTCTGTTTTTGTGTAGCCTTCCCCCACACTGACATACAGAACCGAACACAGTTTACCCAGTTGCTTATACAATTGATCAGTTCTCCGACCAagcattgcatttttgtttgtgtacTACAAAAATTGatatcaggatttttttttccactgctgtatattatatatcttgactcataaaaaagaacaaaaaagaacatGACACATTTGATTGATTGTTCTTCAAAATGAATTGCTTGCAGTGCAATACAAGATATTTTAACGCAGATAAAGATGCCACCGAAACATCACCTCGAGGCCACCTTCACCGTCCCTCTGCCTGTCGCTAGCGACAGAGCCAATGGAGCGCCACGGGTCTTGTGGGAGAGAGTGATGGGCCATCAATCAGGTCTACAGCAAGGAGACTGTGAATCACACTGATGGCCAGGGGGTTATGCTAGAGGACAACATTATGGATTTTATTAACTCAATGTGAAGACAGTTTGTTGCAAAAGCAAGTCTCTTTCATATTGATCTGCAATGACATCCTTCTCTAATCAGTCAGCTCTCTGAAAGCTGAAGCATGCGTTTGAAGGGCAGCCTTCATCAATGTCTTCTGCTCCGCACCTTCCCTTTGTTTTATCGGTAACACTTTAGCTTAGGGATCAGTGTGTAATGGCACacatgtataataactgtattgaaaaaacaaagcaaccccatacAACCGATGAGATagacatataaagacagacatacatacagtCACACAGACATAGAAACACAAATagacctgaaaagacaggcaGACTATATCCGTTACAAGCGATTATAAACAAGAgcacaaaaaacaatgacaaaactgTGTAATAATACTTGTATTATTTCTactcatattctataattgttcatagcataattaataacacgtttatagattgtttataattaCTTATATCAGCTTATATACAACTcaactaaagtgttaccatttcATCAGGACACATTTGTCTGAGGGCTCTTAATGGGAGCAAAAAGTTAGAAGCTGTGCACTAGGAAACAACAGCCAGCATCCTGGAATTCACTGCCCTGTAAAAGAACTGGGGTCTGACTCAAagcatttattcatgtatttatttattttaacaagctGCAGCAATCACTTCCTGACTTGACCACTGAGGATAATTTATTATTGGATCTGTAGGATAAAGAATCAGCGAAGCACTACTGTGGAAAAtggataaaacacacacagagacaaaaaaGATATAGCCCTACATAATTAGTGTCTTAAATTAGACACCATGTTTCTTAAATTATTCATTGAAAAGATGGTCAGTGTGATCAGATTGAGTTTGCTGACTCCAAATCAGTTCTATGCCATAGCGGTCCATTGTTTTTGTCTAGCTGTGGCTCAGCTCTCGAAAGCAGCATCACACTTAGACAGTTTCCTCATCTCATGTCTGTTCTGATTCCTTGCCTTAATAGCTCTGTACGACTGCGGTTTGTCTGCCCCTTTGTGCTGGAGTGTCAGACTCTTCAAAGTACATTTAAAGAACCTATTCTCAACGTGTGCCAATAATATCTGCCTGCATGTGCCCTGAGACTAAACTGCAGCATGTGATCACAATACAAAGATGTGCGGTTCAAGCTTATCACATTGAACTTGATCTCTATTGAGAGAATGACCTGTTTTCAGCTGAGGCAGACTGGTTAATCAGGTCTTCAATACTGAACTCTTTTGGACAcagcaggaacaaaaaataagctCCTGCAACCTGTCAATTTAGAAAAGTGTCAACCAATTTTGCTTTAAAGAACTAGACAGTGCAGATTATTTTCAAACAGGTGCTTTCTGTTTAGAATTTAGAAAAGTACCTTCTTAAAGAGCTGTTATACAATCTAATTTGTTGTGTAGGGTATCATTTCTGTCCAGTTTTCTGGACAAGGTTATTCATCTTCTAGACTTTCAACAAAGTCAATTAGATGGCATATAAACGCTGTGTAAGaaatgtagctttaaaaaaatgtgcttaccCCCCACCAACTCTTGAGCAGAAAATCATACtgagcacaaaataaaaagaggCTCACAAGGTACCACAATAAAACtaagaaactaaataaacaggATTAGATAAGTAAGGAGATGTATTCATCCTGAAGAATTTTTTAACTCAATGGATTATGATGGTACCTCTTAGCAAGGCAGAGGAATGCATTCATGCCAGCACAACTAACCCTGCATCTATACAGACTGCAGAGCATGTGTTTAATCAGGTGAGCAGTGGCACAGCGCTCCTGTCAGACCTGCTGCGAGCCAGGTATGCTGCTCTGCACATGATCCACAATTGTGCATGGCGGTGGCTGTGGCCTTTCTTTACTATCCGCTACTCTGTAATAAAAAGGCATCAGCGCTGAACATTTTCCATCACACCTCAGCGTAGGCTCTATTCAAACAGTGGTGAAGCCAGTTAATCAGCAGGACTGCAATTCATCTACTGCCAATGCTTTATGAAGACGGCCATGTAGCCAAAACCACAGACCTTTGTCATGAATCTGTACAGAAGTTGCAAGGTTTCATTCCTTCGATGTATGTAGTAGTTCTAGACAAGGAAGTGTGTTTACACAACAAATGTCAAAGTGCACTGCAGTACACTTACTGTCACTGTCTTTATCCGGCCCCCTCCTTTGGAGCACGTCCACCCCGACCGGTTCAATAGTAAACCGCAGAGTTCACCTTCTGAACAGGGCGCCATCTCACACCACTGCTTGTTCTTTACTATCCGAGCTGTGACAGAAAAGAGAAACAAGTGGGGTTAAATGTTGCCATAGGCCAAATTATGTGAGTGCTGTACAGTAATTAGTGATTGTTTCAGAAATCCTGGATGTGACCTATTCCTCCTTAATAACGGATCTGGTAAGAGCTATCCTTCTGAATTCAGGTGAATGGGAATCTCTAAactggtgtcagggtgggatcgCTTTGGCTTGCTCATGTTGGGTTAGCAGGATTTTAAAAGTATCAAACAGTTAATACTGGGCACATCGTGTTACATAAACTAACCCCTATATCCTGCCACTCCAAACCAGTGGAACAAAACCCTGAAGAAAGACCTCCTGTTCTAAAATTATCTCTACAGCATCCGCATGACTGCTGCTGTTTGGAGAAATTGGCCGATACAGCTGCAGGCTGTCACAGCTGTCCAGCGTCAGCGAGGTCTCCAGGAATTAGACGAGTTGCGAAGGTGAGGCCCTGAGCATCTGCTCTCGCTCAGTGCTAATGGCTCAAACACAAGTCACTAAACTAACCCTGTTTGAAATGGAAATGACAGTTCGCTTTGCTCAGCAATGACAGTCAATGAACCCGCAAACTTCTGATGCTATGCACTGGATGAGAGCTGGCAGATGTTGTATTCTGTGCAGTGCGGGTGATGCCACTCCTAGGTTAACTcgttacacagttttttttttaaatcgcagtCTGGGGGggatttaaaccaaaaaaaaaaaggaaaattctagaataaaaactgtaaagtgtTGTTCAGCTGTTCTGCAAATGCAGACATTACAATTACAGTAAAGTACAGTCAAACTGCAAACTCGCTGCGCAGCAATGGAATATTAATAGTGTTAGTAACACTTTGCTTTACTTCCACTGCAGCTTAAGTGACCTTATTGTTCATACTGTATTTCTGAAGTCTtattaaagacacacacacacgtacgcatgcacgcacacatacacaaacatgcatgcacacagaTGCATGCacgtatgcacacacacacgctcagaaacaaacacacgcacacacacccagaaACAAATgcacgtacgcacacacacacatgcatgctcagaaacacaaacactcacacacacatgcatgctcagaaacacacacacacacatacacaaacacatgctcacaaacacacacatgcacacacacacacacgcacacacagacttTGTTGTTGATAGATCTCAGTCTGCTCACACCAGTGGCAAGTGTACAGGACATTTGCCTTGAGCACATTCATTCAGCCCTGAGTCTTTAGCAAGAGCCATGGACCTTGTGCTCATTCAGTGGGACCTTCAAGTATTCACTGATTATTCCTATAGTTTCACAGCCTGTGTATAATGTACTAGAGATGTAAGACACATTGCCATGAATGTATCAGGATGATATCATAAATCTTAGAATATAGCATGCTTCCTTTGAATGAAATGCATGGTTATAACCCTTGTAGAGCACTCACTTGTTGCAGACTCTCATATAAAAACCCTGAAGTACACTATTACCCAAATACACTGTGCATCTGTAGAACacatataacttgtttttgttcttttttgtaaaatgaagggtGTCAATATTACAGAAATTGGTAATGGTCAttaaatgcatatagaataaCACACATGCTTTTGGTACAGTCACATTTTAGCTTAGTCttaatgtcacttgtttttaattaacactcATCATGTTGTTCCGATCCATTCAAGCAGAAATTGCTTTTAGCAGAACATGTCCTGTAAACAAAGGCTGTTTTCAAAAGGATCTCATTGTTTTCCATGGGGAATATCCACTGTTTTCTCCATGTGCATGCCTTGGCTGTTCTGTCTGTAATATAAAGCTaggcatgaaataaaaaaaagaaaaaaaaaaagaatgtcttgAATATAAAGATATAGAAAGGATCACCTGTTCAAAGTACcggtgcaaaataaaaacacaacaatatgcCTTTTACACTGTGcagctgggggggagggggtcaaACCAGGATGCAGGATTCAAGacctaatttaacatttaaaaaacagcttcAGATTTGGTAAGCGACTCAAAATCgggatacagatggaggtgtgctCCACGCTTTTCAAATACTGgtccaacttgcaaggtacatgttaagcacagtgatcaacgttttgttttattgtgatcctagtattttctgttatgaagactgtattaaatgaaaaccaaaaaaaaaacagtgaggtgcttttctttgtacagtgcccacttttctaaaacattttgaagagtttatttcaGCTAATTGGGAGTATTCACttgcacatctaaaaaaaaaaaagaaaggcagacGTAAACCACAACAacgatattactttatgaaaatatgtcttttgccactttgttacTTGTGCAGAAACTACAATACCAGGGATAAAAAAAGTCCACATTTATAcagtttctgcctgaaaaatatgtttctggaatagatcatggtaatgaatctacacagaaacacaacagagaagcacaaagAACATGCtattgtaagataagtaataagtacaaaatcaGCAACAGAAAccgggatatatgttctaatccaaggctgttATTGTAGCGTGGCCAGGTcctgtaggtgagtacccagggtctggaaagaatggggatgatttcagagaatactatgcagattaaaatggccaagtacatcattagtcATAGCGTTCCTGTTGCATAAAAATCTAGgagtattttagcccctattgagTACTGTTTGACTTTGAccttttatatcatttttttcatagcacagttgtttttttttttaatacaatttttataacatcatcccttttttaagatatcttgaaataacacATCcactctacagcagttactgcataatGTAATATTTCTTCATAAGGTTAATTAaggtcatttaaggtttaacgtAGGTGTTATATTACAgcacatgactgagtgatacatgtaaagagtacaaagctttcagtattttcagcttccttgtttatggtgaattttttataattgatcagttattttgtaaggcttattatttataaatgtattgtgtaccaatatgtatacgTGTTAAAAGTTGGCACTCAGATTGTCTCAGTTTTTAAGTGTGTACCCTGCTGTGTAACTTTTTTGTTGGGAATTTCACCTCTGATATTAtgatattatgcatagttatttagtgtgtaaatctttttgcaaaataaataaacaggtaatTGTAtctgaaaagggttagggttaacattTCAAAGTTAAATACAATGTGTAGCGCTGTCTCAAAGTAATGCATAATAAAGTGCTTCAGCGCCAGAGTTAAGCAGGTTGCACACTTTGATTTTCTCCAGTGGATTAGCTTTTACATTAACATCTccattttcagtttcattttggaTTTCAACTTGAATATAAGTCATCAGTGGTGGTGACAGCAACACGAAATTCATCAGGCAGTGCGTGATCGTGGCTGACTCCGGTAATACGTTTGTGTCGATAAACTAAAGCCTTCTCCCCCACAGGCCTGTGCTTTCCAATTTAATGACGCATAACCACAGCTTAAACCTGCAGCCCCTCCAAAGGGAGAGAAACAGAAGCACAGACACAGCAATACTCAAGGTCATTTCTCTGATGGGCACGTTGCACGGTTTTTATAACGGCCTGTCATTAGGAGCATATATCAGAGGCAAAaatatgttacattaaaaaatatgatcCATGTGAAGGGTATATTCGGTTGTTAAGGATTTATGGAGGGCTGCTgtgattataataagaaagaaTAGCCACAGGTATCCACACTGGGAGTAACGGGCTGAGAGGCAAGCCTAGAGATTGTGGGGCAGAAGCACagcaagactcctattgcactgCAGATTGGGCCGGTCCAGGCTTTACTGCATGTAGTTAACAAGCTCCTGGGTGACTAATGAGGCTCCTAATAAAACCTGGAGTGCATCGAACTGTTCTGCAGCCAATGCAAGTGGGACTCCCTTCCAGTGGATCTGTTTTTCCTCCCAGTTCTTCAGGTTGGGTAGGGGGAAAGGAGTATGTGGAACCCAGCCCAAACCCCTGTCCAGGGGATATGTGAAAAGTCACATTTCAGCATAATATATGTGCTGATTTTCAATATTGCAGGCTATAGATCATTTAATTATGAATATCAAAACAGttaatgttatatttcaaaactaaatagAATACCTTTtgcacaaaaataatatttcaggctttaaaaagtaatatttcaggctttaaaaaatgacatttcaggCTTTAAGAAATAAGGGTTGAATACACtgtcatgctttctttttttaggccagatatttatattgtattgtactgtatgtcttttCTATTCGCTCAACAGAATCTGATTGTCTTCAGTCCCCTGGGCACAATGAGCCACAAAATCAGAGAACAATTCAGGTCACTTTGGCAGAAACCACAATCTCTTTCCTCCAGAGAGACCCCTAGACTGAGCATGCTTTTTAAAGGTTGAATTGCCTTGGTGCCACAGTTCAGGTAGACTGCCGGAGGCCGTGGGGAAGGCAAATTTGTGGAATATTTTCAGACAGCCTACCTGCCAGTAGACACAAGGGAGGTCACTGAAACACTTACATCCATTCATTCCTCAATCCTGCTCTCTGGTACTTTTCTCCAATGAGAATCATTCATGACTGCAGGCTACATCCCCCCACTTTCTAGGGGTGGGTCACATTGTACTCAATTTTACAGCTGGATTGGAATGATGTTCAAGCGAATAGAAACTTTATTTCAGACGTGCCAATCCCAATCTGTTGAGTGAGATGAGTGACACTTTTAGAAAGCAGAGATGATATCTAAGAATAAGCCCTGGAAGCTCCTTTAATCAAGTCTTCAGAAATGCACACATTTCACAGCCCAGCTGACGAGCCACACAGCTCCTAATATTGTAGCAGCCTGGGCACTAATACAAGAGGGATTTCTGTTAAAGGTTCTGGAAGGGTTAGAAGCCTCTTATTTGGAGGGTCTAGGTTTTATCGGGGGAGCAGCTACTCATATACTAGTGGAAAGGTCCTCTTCTACCAAGCGCAGAGCTTAAGGAGAGATCAACACGGAGTGATGAGAGAGGGGCACCTACATAGCCAGATCAGATGAATCAACCTTAGCAGTCAATTGGTAATTATGATGTCATAGCCAGTTCACCCTCGCACCCAAGAAGCCTCTTATTTTGGTCACAGTCCCTCCAGGAAGCCTGTAGCATCAGTGGATGTTCCTGATACCTACTAATTCGATAAGCAGGGTGACGGCATGATTAGGcattcaagtatttatttaaggGAATAAAAGATTAGTGGAGGCTCAGGGTCTCATTTGGGCCTGAAAAGAACCATCCTATGATGAGGTGAGTCCCCTGACAGTCGTGACAGGGAGAGGCAACTGCACAGGAGGTGACGGGTAAGGAACGGAGCTTCACGATAGCAGGGTTCAGTACCAGAACcagcttttaaaacattgaaGCAAACATTGAGGGAACAGAGGGGCTGCCATTAACACAGTTATCTTACAAATGCTTTTAAGAGCTTTCCAGTCCATGGCACAGAGCTGCACAGATGAATATCTTTGTACTGTAGACTGCTGCATATTTACACTTCTAAATCTTATCCAGAAATAAAGAGGCTTATTTTTTTGACTTTATTAAAGGTGCACTATTTGATAGCAAAGTGAAATTGGCCAGAAATGTACTTAAACAAGATACAGATGATTTACTTCCCCACAGCCCCTCTTATGGATGGTACCCAGTTATAGGCTTTCGAATTTGAATCCCATCACAGAAAAGAGAAAAGTGTTCTATGTGCACTGTTATTTTAACTTTGATGGGAAAGTAATAGAGAGGTATAAATTGGAACTGCCTGTTTGGTTCTCTCTGTCACGATTGGTATTTTTGTGGATTTCTTTTCAACCGGATCTTCTTTACTTTTCTGTGGATTTCATTTCAACTGGATATTTTCCTTTAATAAGAACCTGTTTTCTAATCTTCTAACTCCACATTTTACATTCAAGTAAAACAAACCACAGGCAGAGAAGCAACACAGAACAACCACTTGCATTCTTGAttcatgtatatttgtattacataTATACAGTCTGTTTTATTACATGTTCCATATACCAACTCATGGCATGTGGACGTGTCTTTTTCAAGCTCTTTCGCTGTGGAACTCCCTTCCTGGTTCTATTCCGAATGCTCaatcaacatttttaaatctaagcttGAAACCCATATTTTGTGCTCGTAAGCTGTTAAAagctctttcagttttatatatttttgtaaagcgCCTTGGGAAGCTTGTTTATACACAACACTACATAAATTAAACTGCTGTGGTATAGTGTAGTATATATACAGGGCCATTAGACACCCCACAATCACAGTATCTCTTACCTTAACGTCTTGGAAGTAAATGTTAATAAACTTTCCTATTAATTGGCAGAGAGCAGTGGGAGAAGTCAATAAAATGGCTCCCCGCTCCTGTAATTATGAAAGCTCCTGTTAATTAACATTTCTATTAATTCTTCATTGCCCGTGCCAAACAAGAGTCTAAGTGATCCCTTGACTTCCACACAGCGATGACGAGCTGGGCGGAGGCACGGCCGCTGTGCCACGGGGTAAGGCTGTTGTAGCGCAtgttcattttccactgtattttagtGCAAGGACAGTAATGGCACAGTGCTGCGGCAGCACATGCTCCATTGTGCTCGGCCTCTGTTTATGTGGGGTCTTCGTTTTTGCACTCATATAATATTTCAGGAAACAACTATAGAGAGGGTGCTGAGAGTAAATTAGAGATATTGAGATATTGATAGACACAAAAAGATATTGAAATTGTATTATTCGTTTTTATTAAGCAGCCACAAATGAGCAGCTTATTGTGTTTTCACAATGTATATTAGTGCCCATTCCAATTATCTAATCTCCAGTCTTTAGgcattacatgttttaaaacaaatactgcaaagACCTGCAGTCAGGCTAGAAGGTCAGCCAGGCATGTATATTGCTTAACATATGATCCATATAGGAACAGAGGACTATAATTCTAAATAAAGAAGGCCATATGGACAGTCAGACAGGCagtcagacaggcaggcaggcaggcaggcagacaggcaggcagacaggcaggcaggcaggcaggcagacaggcagtcaggcaggcaggcagacagagttGGAAAGCAGCATGTTAGTTCTCAAATTCCACTTACCGTCGACGCAGGCTGGCCTCGCCCGAGTAGTCCCAGCAATCTGTCCTCTCCTGCAGGCACACCGCGCTGTTTGCCTGGCTATCATCCTCCTTGGTTGACTGCTATCTCTGTTCAGAGTGACGATTTCACATGTCCCCACTGCTAATTGACCTAGACAAAACAGAGACAGAGCTGTGTTGGT
Encoded here:
- the LOC121304646 gene encoding chemokine-like protein TAFA-5, which encodes MQAGLRALFAGTGASLCCLFLLWVIYSHLLKEGQLAVGTCEIVTLNRDSSQPRRMIARQTARCACRRGQIAGTTRARPACVDARIVKNKQWCEMAPCSEGELCGLLLNRSGWTCSKGGGRIKTVTVS